A window from Lates calcarifer isolate ASB-BC8 linkage group LG7_2, TLL_Latcal_v3, whole genome shotgun sequence encodes these proteins:
- the nufip1 gene encoding nuclear fragile X mental retardation-interacting protein 1, with protein MNRDIIPHRTSAVLPRIPSSPSSSSPALAASTPTCGAGARRPPSPAGTTATKRAGITGQRLVSHQVAETTDLNVHTVKTGIKGGNQGGRQNYGASTNHGKKQRNKKEPEYSHFCDTCDRGFKNQEKYDEHVSQHVKCSVPDCSFAAHEKIVSIHWKNNHAPGAKRIKLDTPEEIAKWREERRKNYPTLQNIEKKKKVMEVREETGGVLETAQFGRMRGRGRGRGRGRGRGGWGNRGFQERYPRGPHSLVSNATERPPPLSQPCRDGDPLGALASSDHDSDREDPAAESRTGGLVVPPKQMSSALGSLVANYGSSSESESDEEPETAPIQKAKDLVEENQVLLSSIPSNSRDRGPHRVTETSSQGTETNKVPQPNSAPHTPNSWRGRGGRGGRGGRGGRHQDTQHKATLLEMLLAPDIRHERNVLLQCVRYVVRNNFFGLESRPAIRAAEHEGRQKEPSEEVRAVSQSASLVSGERGSAQSGAAVSDDADQEDSETSKAAVVDQYLPQNLQDRGLLTDQVCSEQSVNPPVNSAVNDEQVTEDFIQNTEERTASDCHSLDLKLTDRITPASVYDDEIW; from the exons ATGAACCGGGACATTATCCCCCACCGGACTTCGGCTGTCCTCCCCCGAATTCCATCCAGCCCTTCCAGCAGCAGCCCCGCTCTAGCGGCTTCCACCCCAACATGTGGAGCTGGAGCGAGACGCCCTCCGAGCCCAGCTGGGACTACAGCCACCAAGCGGGCTGGCATCACGGGGCAGCGGCTGGTTTCCCACCAGGTCGCGGAAACTACCGACCTAAACGTCCATACG GTCAAAACTGGCATCAAAGGTGGAAACCAAGGTGGGAGACAGAATTACGGAGCCTCCACCAACCATGGCAAAAAG cagagaaataagaaagaaCCAGAGTATTCCCACTTTTGTGACACCTGTGACCGGGGGTTCAAAAACCAGGAGAAGTATGATGAACATGTGTCTCAGCATGTCAAG TGTTCTGTGCCTGACTGCAGCTTCGCCGCTCATGAAAAAATAGTCAGCATCCACTGGAAAAAT AATCATGCACCAGGAGCAAAAAGAATCAAGCTGGACACACCAGAGGAGATTGcaaaatggagggaggagaggcgCAA GAACTACCCAACACTTCAGAAtattgaaaagaagaaaaaagtgatgGAGGTGCGGGAGGAGACGGGAGGTGTTCTAGAGACAGCTCAGTTTGG ACGAATGAGAGGCAGAGGACGAGGGCGGGGTCGGGGTCGAGGTCGCGGGGGTTGGGGTAACAGAGGGTTCCAGGAGCGATACCCACGAGGCCCTCACTCGTTGGTTAGCAATGCTACAGAGAGACCCCCGCCCCTTTCCCAGCCCTGCAGGGACGGGGATCCACTGGGAGCACTGGCCAGCAGTGACCATG ATTCTGACCGAGAGGATCCAGCTGCTGAGTCCAGGACTGGTGGCCTGGTTGTGCCCCCTAAACAGATGAGCTCAGCTTTGGGCTCCCTGGTGGCAAACTACGGCTCCTCGAGTGAGAGTGAAAGTGATGAAGAACCAGAGA CCGCCCCTATTCAGAAAGCCAAAGACCTTGTGGAAGAAAACCAGGTTCTCCTCAGCTCGATACCATCGAACTCCCGGGACAGAGGGcctcacagagtcacagagacCTCTTCACAGGGAACGGAAACGAACAAAGTCCCCCAGCCTAACTCTGCTCCTCACACACCTAACAGCTGGAGAGGACGggggggaagaggaggcagaggaggaaggggtgGTAGACACCAAGATACACAGCACAAAGCTACTCTGCTTGAGATG TTACTTGCCCCAGATATCCGCCATGAGAGGAATGTCCTCCTGCAGTGTGTGCGTTATGTTGTCCGCAACAACTTCTTTGGCCTGGAGAGCAGACCAGCtatcagagcagcagaacaTGAAGGGAGGCAGAAAGAGCCATCAGAGGAAGTAAGGGCTGTGTCCCAGTCTGCCTCTCTGGTTAGTGGAGAGAGAGGTTCAGCACAAAGTGGAGCAGCAGTCTCAGATGATGCCGATCAAGAGGACTCAGAAACAAGTAAAGCTGCTGTAGTTGACCAGTATTTGCCACAAAACCTTCAGGACCGGGGTTTACTTACTGACCAGGTTTGCTCAGAACAATCTGTGAATCCTCCTGTGAACTCAGCAGTAAATGATGAGCAGGTTACAGAGGATTTCATCCAAAATACTGAAGAGAGAACTGCCAGCGACTGCCACAGCCTCGACTTGAAGCTCACAGATAGAATCACACCTGCCTCTGTGTATGATGATGAAATATGGTAA
- the nop58 gene encoding LOW QUALITY PROTEIN: nucleolar protein 58 (The sequence of the model RefSeq protein was modified relative to this genomic sequence to represent the inferred CDS: deleted 1 base in 1 codon) → MLVLFETAAGYAIFKVLDESKLQQVDSLYKEFETPEKANKIVKLKHFEKFQDTTEALAAATALVEGKIGKSLKKVLKKVVAKEAHEQLAISDAKLGGVIKDKLDLSCVHSPAVAELMRCIRSQMESLITGLPPREISAMSLGLAHSLSRYKLKFSPDKVDTMIVQAISLLDDLDKELNNYIMRCREWYGWHFPELGKVVTDNLAYCKTVRKIGDRTNVASSDLSDVLPEEIEAEVKLAAEISMGTEVSEQDIGNIRHLCDQVIEISEYRTQLYDYLKNRMMAIAPNLTVMVGELVGARLISHAGSLLNLAKHPASTVQILGAEKALFRALKTRKDTPKYGLIYHASLVGQTTAKNKGKISRMLAAKAALAIRYDALGEDTNAEMGAENRAKLEARLRQLEEKGIRRISGTGKAMAKADKYQHKSEIKIYDPSGDSTIPSTSKKRKFEEEEEEAEEPVTPVVKPKKPKKELVTEEEEAEAEETPKKKKKKKKDKKEEAEAEEPKGEEEEVAVTESTEKKKKKKKKKVKEEEDDD, encoded by the exons ATGCTCGTGTTATTTGAGACCGCCGCAGGTTATGCGATATTTAAG GTCCTCGATGAATCCAAGTTGCAACAGGTCGACAGCCTGTATAAAGAGTTTGAAACTCCTGAAAAAGCGAACAAAAT TGTGAAGCTGAAGCACTTTGAGAAGTTTCAAGACACAACAGAGGCCTTAGCAG ctgcCACTGCCCTTGTTGAGGGAAAAATTGGCAAGAGTTTGAAGAAAGTGCTGAAGAAGGTGGTCGCCAAGGAGGCTCACGAGCAGCTGGCAATCAGCGATGCAAAACTCGGTGGAGTTATCAAA GACAAGCTGGACCTGAGCTGTGTCCACAGCCCTGCTGTGGCTGAACTGATGAGATGCATCAGGAGCCAGATGGAGAGTCTCATCACTGGACTTCCACCCAGGGAGATCAGTGCCATGTCTCTGGGGTTGGCTCACAG tttATCACGCTACAAGCTGAAGTTCAGTCCAGACAAAGTGGACACTATGATTGTGCAGGCCATCT CTCTTCTGGATGACCTGGATAAGGAGCTCAACAACTACATCATGCGCTGCAGAGAGTGGTACGGCTGGCACTTCCCTGAGCTGGGAAAAGTGGTCACAGACAACTTGGCTTACTGCAAAACC GTCCGCAAAATcg GTGATCGCACAAACGTGGCCAGCTCTGATCTGTCAGACGTCCTCCCTGAGGAAATCGAGGCAGAGGTGAAACTGGCCGCTGAGATCTCCATGGGAACAGAAGTGTCGGAGCAGGACATCGGCAACATTAGGCACCTGTGTGATCAG GTGATTGAAATTTCAGAATACCGCACTCAGCTGTACGACTACCTAAAGAACCGAATGATGGCAATCGCTCCCAACCTGACAGTAATGGTGGGCGAGCTGGTTGGCGCCCGACTCATCTCACATGCTG GTTCTCTCCTGAATCTGGCAAAGCACCCAGCCTCCACTGTGCAGATCCTCGGAGCAGAGAAGGCTCTGTTTAGAGCCCTGAAGACCCGCAAAGACACACCCAAGTACGGTCTCATATACCACGCCTCTCTAGTGGGCCAGACCACTGCCAAGAACAAGGGCAAG ATCTCCAGAATGCTGGCAGCCAAAGCAGCCCTGGCTATTCGCTATGACGCCCTGGGAGAGGACACCAATGCAGAAATGGGAGCAGAGAACCGTGCCAAGCTGGAGGCCAGGCTGCggcagctggaggagaaggga ATCCGAAGAATCAGTGGAACAGGCAAAGCAATGGCAAAGGCAGACAAATACCAGCACAAGAG tgaaataaaaatttaCGATCCATCTGGCGATTCTACTATTCCATCCACCTCAAAGAAGAGGAAatttgaggaggaggaggaggaggctgaagaGCCTGTAACACCTGTGGTCAAACCCAAAAAGCCCAAAAAGGAGCTGGTAACAGAAG aggaggaagcagaagcagaggagactcccaagaagaagaagaagaaaaagaaggataAGAAAGAGGAAGCTGAAGCTGAGGAGCCaaagggggaagaggaggaggtagcAGTAACAGAG tcaacagaaaagaagaaaaagaagaagaaaaagaaagtaaaggaggaagaagatgatgacTGA